In Stigmatopora nigra isolate UIUO_SnigA chromosome 5, RoL_Snig_1.1, whole genome shotgun sequence, the genomic window CCTCTTCTGCTTGTAACTGATTCCTTTCTGTCTTTGTTTGCCGCAGGACAGCATGGAGCCAAATCTAGCTTATGTAATGTCTTGTGCATGTGGGGATCATTGTATCAAGTTTGAGTATGGGATTCTTACAGGCAGGCAGCCATCTTTTGTCTTCACCAACATCGCACGttgcagttatttttgttgtcatgCTGCTTTGTTTTGTTCTAAGGCTGCTAAAAATATTCACCTACCTACATGAGCTTTGGATAtgtcattatatttttgttgtttaacGCTGTGAATGTTATTGCCAAATGTGACGCAATAGTCAGAATGTTCACAGATTTGATACACATCTGTATTGTCTGCTTTACTTTTACCATTTGAAGAGAAAGCCAACAAAAGGCTTGAGTTGTACTGTTACAAATGTTGTGTGCTCACATCTTCACTATACATGCATGCTAACTTGGCAAGCTTGGGAGAAGTCCATATCTGCTTCCTATCAAAGTGCAGAGTTGCATTCAAGTGGGATTAAAATCTCCCAAGTATGCTTGAACTGTTCCCCTTAACATGATTCATGTGtggtatcttttattttttgtatttgcctCAAGAAAATAGATTGGCCAAGTAATATTTAATCACAAAAACAAGCACCACTCTTTCATCGAAAATTGCAAGCAGCCCCATCCCTTTATAGTGGATAGCTTAATAAATGGTGTGACAAAATATGCTGTATCAGCGGCACGAGTGTGTGCTACCGGATCAGGGTCACCTCTGTCCCGGCTGTCTCAGTAGGGGGTGTGCAAGCCTGGCTTGCCCCCCATCTCATTTCCAAAGACCACTCTTGGCTTGCTCGACATAAAGAGTTTTTCATAGATTTTCTTTTGAAGCCATATTGTCCTCCAATTCTGTAATGACTCAACATTTGGCCTGCCACTTCTAATTTGACCAGCATTAATCTCAATAAAACATTCCTCGAGTATAATAGTGTGATAACTATGACAGGTGGCTTGCCTCACTTgctcttgcacacacacacacacacacacacacacacacacacacacacacacacacacacacacacacacacacacacacacacacacacacactctcactccCAAGAGAACAACACCAACCATCTGCTGTTGACTGCAGCTCCTGTCTAGGCCTCACACACACTTTAGCTCACACATTACTCAGCTTTCCTACTTCACCACTTGAGCACGTTTAGGATCCTCCCACCTTCCATTTGCCACTTTCACCATCCCTCACAGTGTGTTGCTTGCTTGGCAGGGGGCACCAGTCATGATTCTTGCTCTCTTCGTGCAAAATCTGTTGTTGGGGGGGGTGGGATATACCTTCAGCGGGATTGGTGTACAAATTGTTCATTCTCAAGAGGTCGGATAATATACTTGAAGCCAGAACAAAGGGATCACTAGAGACTTATACTGGGCCAGGAGATGTACTGGGAACTGTGGCTGAGCTAGGTTATGGCCAGTGCTGTATTGCAGTGCATGCTGCTCCAGAACAAAGGTgggctttttgtgtgttttggcaCAGTACACATACAAGATGATTCATTGCGATGTGTAGGCGAGAAAACTATTTGGTCGAGTTTTGGGTCCTTTGTTCACCCGCTATTTGTGGAACATGTGCCCTCCACACTGTGTATACAAACAATTTTGGATCAAATCATGTCTAAGATAAGCAAAATTATCATATTGCAACTGATggcaatatttttaaagcagaaCAACTTGTTACCAAATTTAACAAACATGGATTTTAGGGGAgtgtattcattcattgtaCCAGGTAGGCAATTGAAAAAAGACTGCCTTCATCTTTGTATTAATCTTTCTTTACAGTCTTATAAAGAGTTTTAAGTGCTTTTTGACCAAGCTATGATAGCACTCATTCTGCATTTGAGTCtgtattttaatataaaaagggTAAGAAATAAGTATAATAAAAAGCAGTATCTGCATTAGCAAATGCACAGCCAGATATCAGAATTGATTTTGTCTGcctaaaaaactgatttttaatgaaaatgacatgctttgactttaaaatagtttgggaaacactgaaCAAAAGATATTTGATGCAACATTATCACATGGCAAAATCTGGATTTGTCATTCCAACGAATCATACAGACATGTTTAGGATTGTTCAACCCTGAAAGGCATgccatctgcattttttttgtccaccgGTAAAACGTTCACACAGTTGTACATCCTCATTCCTTGAGATTGATTGTTTGGATATTCTCTGCCAGAATGAAGCTAAAATGAAATCACTGAAACAATGTAGAGCTTTAAAGTCTCGAGCTGCTCTGAATCAGCAGCAGCCATTTTTCGTCATCCTCCTCTCCCACTCCTGAGGCAGCTGTCCAGGCACGCTGTGACTTTGGCAGCAGCTGCCAGTGTTGTTCATCTGGACTACTCATGTGCTGCTTCATCAATTGTTTGTCAGTTTCTGTGGGTGTGCATATAGAGAGAATGATTGCTGCGCCCCGATAAGGTAGTGGCGTCACTCTTATCCCAACTCTGTAGCCCCTCCCTGTTTGCGCTATTTAAAATCGCATACGCTTATGCTTCAGATCATACCTGATCTTTGAGGCCTACACACCAGTTTTGGGACAGTAATGGTTTTGAGGTGCCTACAGGCAAATAGTTTTGACGAGGACTGGGACGGCCAGATAGGCCACAATCTCCACACTGGACTCAGGTGTCCTCCTGGGTCTGGACAAAAAGGTAGAAATCAGGAGGTAGTTTGGTTGGAAAGGTTTTGAAGTCATTTTgttcctgtttatgttttctCTTGTCtcattatttccctttttttatctCTCAACCTTTCTGCCCTTCCCTTTTCTCCAGAAGCTCTCCACAGGCCATTCGGGCTGGACTCTGCGGCGCTGACTGAAGCGGTGCGCTGGAGCTCCAAGGAGAACCTCCTGGGGGCAGCTGAAAGTGACCCCAACCTCTTTGTTGCACTTTATGACTTTGTGGCCAGTGGAGACAACACACTCAGCATCACTAAAGGTAAGCACACTCTTTCAATGTGGATACCAGTCCAACGCCATCTTTCTTAATCTAAAAAGAACGCATTTTGAATGTTTTAAGAGACAAACCTTGGCATCCAAATCCCAAAACCTGCTTGGTCGGATAAAGGAAGGCATGAAATTGTCCTTTTGGCAATGACCCCTACATTACTTAGAGTACTATTTTTGGAAATTGGAAAACAATGACCTGGCACACCATAAAGTGTGACTGATTTTCCTTATCATATCACATACCCTGCAGATATGAGGTAAATGTTAGTGTTAATGGGAGTTTCCTTTCTAACCTCTGTGACTTTTGACCTCATTACTCCAAAATTGATTCACCCGTCCTTGTTCCAATTGCAAAAACCTCCCGCAAGTTTGATTATAACCCTTTTCTTCATTCTTAAATGATCTAGAACACAATCACGCTGataaacaaacagacacacagaaTCCAATACATTGCTTCCACCTTCCACCATATGTTTGATCTACAGGCGGAagtcaatatttgcattttgtcTGAATCATCAAGATTGTTAATGCATGATTGATTCCATCACATGCTTCTCACATCATTTGTGGAGGCCCGTGTGTTGCAACAAGAGTACGTAGTGATTTCCTTTTGTGGAGACTGGAGTGTTCAGTAAAAGAGCCTTGAGGCCATGTCGCTGATTGGCATGTCAATAAACCTTGAGGGGGAAGAAACTGTTTCATGTGTAGCTTTACAGTTAGAACATTGGAATGTTATGTGTCAATAAAGCTATAGGCGTCATGAAATGTTGGGACACCTGGATAGTTACACCTACGTAAATGCGTTGGAAAAATCCACTCACACATCTTCATCTGAAAATTGCTTGATTTTTAGCCTTATTTTGTACAACAGAAAAGGGCCTTCCCCaagttttgggaatatttaaaTCACTAAACAGGCAAGCTAGCAACAATCTAGTTAAGCATCTCCCGAAGAAAAGATCCCATCATATCTCTAATGCTTTGACAATATGGAATTTTACATCAACAGGTGGCTACTTTGAGCAGGCACTAGTCGACCACAAGGACAAATTAGCTCTTCGGAGTCATTATCtcctcctggtcggtctaaaggCAGTCAGTATTTCCAGTCCTGCAGGGGAAACTAGAGAAGACTGGACAGCAGTCTGTTCAAAGTACTTTTCATGCATATAGTCACAGCAATTTTAGCTGTATTTGACTCGATTCCTTGACAGGCAAACGTGCTGTTCACAGTCTTAAGTGTTTACTAGGAACACTTGCTATTTCCTGCATGCCGAGTTTTACTTTATGTAAAAGATGCGTCATTTTCAGTGACTCACTCGAGACCGGATGCTGAGTTTCTGTTTAATAATTGAAGGAACTTTCAAATGGGGGGTGggactacttaaaaaaaatggcaatcatGGCAATAAAATTAACTGACATCCTTTCTGGAGCAATGAGGTCAACTGTATTATACTGAATGACAGTGTTTCTCATGTTTTGTTTAACGCAAATGTTTCATGATTGAATCACACCCTCTGCTTTCGAGAAAAACGTACGTCTCACCGCTCCCTCTCACCTCCCGCGCTGACGTAAAGAGAAGGACGAAGGCGGGACGCCAAGTCGCTACATGTCTGCTTTTGCCCGGCGCTTGCATGGCAGCTTGGGTGTTATTATTGTTGCGCACTTTTTGATGTAGTTTAACCAAGACTCACGATCTGTTTGCGTTGccctttttgtttgtgttttctgaGTAAGGTATCCTAAGCAACATTCTTACCTGATGACAAGACTCAGTGGAGACTCTAAGCGAGCACCTTCTTTTCATTTGTTGTGATTTGATTTAGTCTCAATGGCGCtcaaatacagatttttttttctccactaatattgttttagtattattattattttgcattttgtgtactttttatgAAGTGATCTTTTCAAATCTTTTgggaatgacaaaaaatatacccTAATACTCCAATGAAACTTTTCCCTCCCTGTTCTTTGGGTATTCCCTGGTGACTTATACTCGGGTACAATTTATAGcccaaaaatatggtatttcaTCTATTTGATAATCAATTAGTGGATCAGCAGACATAATGCACCTAACAAgttgacagacaaaaaaaaaatccaagctgTAGCTGCTATTTGATGTGACATTGGAAGCAAAAAAAGATCTTTTCCCTCTGTGTGTCTAGGAGAAAAACTCTGTGTGCTGGGCTACAACCAAAATGGGGAGTGGAGTGAGGTTCGCTCCAAAAACGGCCAGGGTTGGGTCCCTTCCAACTACATCACACCCGTCAACAGCCTAGAGAAGCACAGCTGGTACCATGGACCGGTTTCACGCAGCGCTGCCGAATACCTGCTTTCATCCCTCATCAACGGCAGCTTCCTCGTCCGCGAAAGTGAGAGCAGTCCTGGACAGTTATCCATTTCTCTCCGCTACGAAGGGAGAGTCTACCACTATCGCATCAACACTTCCTCGGATGGAAAGGTAAACTTCGATATCAAGCGGTATTTCTACGCCTTGTGATATCGTCTGAATCTCTAACCTCGCCTTCGCCATCCAGGTGTATGTGACGTCCGAGAGCCGCTTTGCCACCCTGGCCGAGCTGGTCCACCACCACTCCACTGTAGCCGACGGCCTAGTCACCACACTGCACTACCCGGCGCCCAAATGCAACAAGCCCACCGTATACGGTGTGTCGCCTATCCACGACAAGTGGGAGATGGAGCGCACGGACATCACCATGAAGCACAAGCTGGGAGGCGGCCAATATGGCGAGGTGTACGTGGGTGTGTGGAAGAAGTACAATCTCACTGTGGCAGTGAAAACACTCAAGGTTTGAAACTTTATTAGGATTGTGTACTTTAACCTCTTGCCTGCCATTTACGATAGACcttcaaatgtatttaagactggctgtgaatgtGCATTTTTCAATTCCTTTAATGGCGTCCAACCTCGTTCATTCGTCCACTCTTAACTGTCAAaattcattggcagccaatgacttaatTTGGCTTCCTCGTCAACTCCCAGGGAGAGGGCGCCTGACTAAAAATGTGGTATGTCACCACCTGTCTGTGGATTCTGGTATTTTCAATACAAGTATTGAAAACTAAAGAGTTTGGGCTTAATATGTCCCTTTGGTTAAATTATTCTGTTGTAGCTTTGCATTCTCTATATTACCCCCAAGCTTTGGTTACCATTTTCCAGACGCCAAATTGCTTTCCTCCAAAGCCAAGTTTGTGCCAAAAAGTGATATAGTGATAAGTGGATTTATAGTTCTGAAAATCCGGTCCCTAAAAATTAGATAATGCATGCTTTCGTGTTTAGTTTTCACCTGTTCGTTTGAAAAAAACAGAGAGTAAGAGATTTATTAAGCTTAGCAAGTGTCCTGTGCCGCATGtaaaatgttgtctttttttcctccgaTTTTAAAAGGAGGACACCATGGAAGTTGAGGAATTTCTGAAAGAAGCTGCAGTCATGAAGGAGGTTAAACATCCAAACCTGGTTCAACTTCTTGGTCAGTAGCtacatttacaattttaactcattgacaacGATAGACCTCCAATCTAGTTAAAGTGGGAGAGGCTGGCAATGAATTATAGCTCTAACGTCTATTCCTGTCAATTGCACTGCAACACAATCATTTACTGTTGGCAAGTTTTAACAAAGCTGCCTCTCCTCCAGGCGTGTGTACATTGGAGCCCCCATTTTACATCGTGACAGAATACATGCCTCACGGCAACCTTCTGGACTACTTGAGGGACTGTGACAAAGAGGAAGTGAACGCTGTGGTTCTACTCTACATGGCTACGCAGATCTCCTCAGCTATGGAATACTTGGAGAAAAAGAACTTCATACACAGGTAGGTTGAAATGTCCAAATCCTGTTTTGTGCATTCTACACAAAGTATTCTGAAGTCTTCACTTTCTTTCATCAGGGATCTCGCAGCAAGAAACTGCTTGGTCGGGGAGAATCACGTCGTCAAAGTGGCAGATTTTGGTCTGAGCAGGTTGATGACTGGTGACACCTATACCGCTCATGCCGGGGCCAAGTTCCCCATCAAATGGACGGCCCCGGAAAGCCTCGCGTACAACACCTTCTCCATCAAGTCGGACGTATGGGGTGCGTAACTCgtgaatttattcattttcctctTCACAGTACAGATGTGATGTTCATAGCGTTTTGACTGACGACCCGCTTTGTTCGTCCCACAGCATTCGGAGTCCTGTTATGGGAAATTGCTACGTACGGCATGTCTCCATACCCAGGCATTGATTTGTCTCAAGTATACGACCTTCTTGAAAAGGGTTATCGTATGGAACAGCCTGAGGGATGCCCACCAAAGGTTTATGAACTCATGAGGGCATGTAAGTTCATCTGTCGTTCGTCTCTCTACAAATGATTCATCAGCTGATGCTAAGATTAGCATGAGAACTACTTTAACATAAATGCAAACACTTTTCTCCCCCTCTCAGGTTGGCAATGGAGTCCTTTAGATCGGCCATCATTTGCAGAGATTCACCAAGCTTTTGAAACTATGTTCCATGACTCCAGCATCTCAGAAGGTAGCATGCCATGAGAGAAACATGGTTTTTGTGGGCCTAGTAAAAAATCTTTTGGCAATTCAGCGGGAAAGGGTTAGtgcaagggtgtctaaactaagctattcatattttcttccaATTTGGGGGAAGGAGAAACTGCTATGGCTACCATTGAAGTATCAGTATGGAGGGATCAAGTAATGTAAAGCAAACCATCCTTAAATGTCTTGCAAAGCGCTATATGAGTCCAATgcatcatttttattgtattttggatttgacttttttcttgttttttttttttttttttttttttttttttgcagaggtgGCGGAGGAGCTCTGTAAGACGGCCTCCTCCAGCCATGGAGGTCCCTTGCACTCTTTCGACACCCCGCTGTTGCCCTCCAAATCTCGCACAATGCTCAAGCACACggaaaataaggaaaacatCGAGGGTGGGCTCGACGGCCGGCCGGACCACGGCACTCACAGTCCTTCAGGTACAGCTCGACCCGCTTACCTCGCTGCTGAGCATTCAGGTGCATCCGATTGCGAGACCACAGGTGTCCCAAGCCAGCTCGATACCAGGAGTCTGCACCGTCGCCGAGCCCGTCGTTTGAGGGGAATGGCGGTCATTTTCCCGTCGATTGACCGTCCCTTTAACCGTCAATCTTTCAAATGAATGGTTTTCAATTGAATTAAAGCTATTAATAgcttttccaaatgttttcatTACACATCCGTCcaaattttaattgaatatatacttacaaaaaaaaatacatttcccaaCTGACACTCGCTTATCTCCAAATCACTTTTAAGTTCATTTTCAATCCAACCTTTGTTTGTCTAAGTTCGGTTTTGTTATTCTGTAATACATTcagtttcattatttttcttcttgttgaAAATAAAACTATGGTCCCTTGTTTTTGTCCATGTCGCAGACAAATATCTGTGTCCCTGTGCTGTCCTTGTCCCCAACTAACAAATCAACCCATTTCTAGTTTTTAAAGCACAAACAGTAATCTCACTAAACCATTGAAATAAAACCACTCTGCTTTTGAATCCACTGTATTTCTGTGAGCATACGGTATAATTCACAAAGCCACAAAACAAGTGTCCTAAGATTTTATGCTTCAAAAATACTGATGTCCAATGAAGAAtgcatgagcattcacagctagtccttccagttgaaatgaattCTAACTGTCAAATGGCACCAACACAACTCATAGTACACAAAAGAATCACTGCATATAGTAGACCTCTTCAGATGTGCCCAACTTTTTActagatttttttggaaaaacctTTAGTGTTTAAACCTTAAATGGCTACGCCTATCACCGTAAATAAAGAAGTCGTCAATGCTTCTCAATATTAAGATTAATATTGGTGACTTTGTTCTCATTTGCATAACATTTAGTCAACTCTAGCATTGCAAACATTCTGCTAGTTTGGTCATTTGTTGATTGACTCCCTTGAATTAAAATTATCCCAGAAAAACCCAGAGAGACTTACAGAACCAAATATAGACTATATATATTGCAGGGGTCATTAATGTTCGCATTTCAATGTCTGACTGAGTACATCTTACCTAATGAGGACTTGCGATGTGGAAAATAGATTAATGGAGTGACtctttgggcaaaaaaaacttgaccTGACTTGTCCACGTCTTTTACTCATTGCCTAACCAGcctccttttttctctttttaggcTGGTGTTCTTTATTAGGAGGCGATGGGCGCTCAGGAGGATCCCCGGCCCTGCCCAGAAAACAGCAACCTCGTGATAAATCCCCCGGCAGCCTTTTAGAGGACGCGCTGGACACCGGCACGTTCACCCGAGACCGAAAGACAAGCTTCTTCAGCTCCTTCATCAAGAAAAAGTCGTCTTCCTcgtcctcatcttcatcctcgcCATCTTCCCAGCACCAACAGAACCTCCCGACGCCACCCAAAAGAAGCAGTTCCTTTCGGGAGATGGAGACGCAACCGCACAAGAAATACGAGCCCACTGCAGATTTCAGCCCTCCGCCTCCGCTACCACAGTCTGACAGTATAGGGGGCTTTTCTGCATCCCCCTCTCATTCCCAAGGCGAGCCCGCCCAGACTCAGTCACGTTGCTGCGGGGCCGCATTTGGACAAAAGCCATCGACCGGGGGCCTCGTTTCCCAGGTCACTAGCGGCAGCAGCTGGGGAGGACTCGCCGGATTTTTTACTCCCAGGCTAATCAAAAAGACCCTCGGGCTGAGGACAGGAAAAGCAGCTTGCTCAGGGGATGgtggaaacacggttggggGGCCTAAAGCCTTACCTAGGTCCAATTCTACCTCCTCCATGTCGGCCGGGTTTCCGGACCTGGAGCGAATCGCTCTGACTTTACCCAGGAACCGCAGTGCTAAAACCCCCCTGGAGAGGACCGCTTCCACCACTTCCCAACCAGAGAACGGGACCGTGCGTCCCCCCGAAACTCTGCTCAGGAGGATGGATGAGGGGACGGCACAGATCAGGGAAAGGCCCAAAGCCAAGCTGCTACCCCGGGGTGCTGCAGCAGGAGGAAGAGCTCCAGGGGTCGGCGGGGAAGTCGGCGAGGAAGGTGGGCCGGGATTAGAAAGGCAGCAAAGCTGGTCGTCGCCCTCTAAGGCTTCTGCCGCCGCCGTCTCGTCAAACGCTTCACAAACTCACAACCACAAAGTTCCGGTTCTCATCTCCCCCACGCTAAAAAACAGTCAGGGCGACGCACATCTCGTCGGGCTGGACTCTCAGGGGAACCGCTTCAAACTGCTGTCGGAGCACCAAGCCGACCGGGATAGGCCGCGGCTCGTCAAGCCCAAATGCGCTCCCCCTCCCCCGCCCACTTTACGTGGGGCGCAACACTTGTACGTCGGTGAGGGAGAGGAACATGCGGAACTCAACGGAGATTCGTTAAAATGCCACAAGCCGGGGCGGTTGTCGGGAGGCGTGGGCACGAGCAGACCGTCTGTGCCGCCGCCGCAAGTGCCTCCCGCTTCTTCGACAACGCCCGCAAAAATGGCCAACGGGGCACCGGGCACCGCCGCTTCCACGCACTCGGCGACATCCGCCGGCTCAAAGTTGGCACTGCGGCGAATCCGACAGCCTTCGGAAAGAATCCCGCCTGAGCGGGTTAGTCGCGAGGCCCTTCTGGAGTGCGCCGAGTGCCTGAGCAACGTCCTCCACGCCGGATCGGAAAGCCTGTCCGGCAGCCAAGTGCTCGACGCCGGCCACCAGCTCCTGGGCTACTGCTCGGGTTACGTGGACTGCATCCCCCAAATGAGAAACAAATTTGCCTTCCGCGAGGCCGTGGGGAAGCTGGAGCTCAGCCTCCAGGAGCTGAGGGCTTCGTCCTCGGGCGGCAGTGGACATGGCTGCGTGGGCTTCAACAGTGTACTAGACAACCTGCACAGCTGCATTAAAGAGATTAGCGATGTAGTTCAGAGGTAGCCAATGCTAAACACTCCGCAGTAAAATATCTTTCAGATTCCTTTAAAGGGTCACTAATCCAAACATGGTTTCCTCCAAGAATCTGTTGGCTGTGCCGTCACAGgtcaaaactgatttttttttttttgagagaagGGTGGTACAGTGGACCCTCGAGTTGGGATCGTAAGCCCAAATTGTTGCGTGGTGGGCAATAGAAATTATTGTTATAGTTGCGTACCTTTCAATGTATgcgttttcccatttttttcctctattatttcaatttttacgCAGTATGACAACTTTAGTGCAGGAAAAAGTAAATTTTTGGTAAAACCCATCTATTCTTACCCATTTCGACTCTAATCCAGATCGTCTCGGTCACAAAAACGCCTGATATAAAAAGCATGATATCCGCATGCAtttccgccttttcactatacaaagatatagcgcgtcagcaagcaatgtacccaggcAGTCACGCTATCAGTTAAATTAcacaatcttgaatttagtgcatacatacatacaaaaggtgcaattaatttgttttcaaccaCTATTGCACATCAGACAAATTtcaactgttgtttttttcccccccaaatttgataaaattgattttttttccagaatgcaCATAAAAAAAGGGCTTTAAAAAGAGATTTGATttgttaaaaagcaaaaatattcaggttttggCTCGCGACGGCACTCGAGACACATTCAATGTAGAGGAATTATGTTTAGTTTCCCACTGCCTGATTGGAAATGAGAACAATATGTAAAGGACCTCAGCGAAATCTCAACACAATGTAATCTTTTAAATGTTTACAAACATCTGTTTCATAAAACGTCAGTGTGGACACATCCGCTTGGCTCTGTCAGACCTGTACATAAAACCGACGAGCGAGTCCGCCGAGCTTAACGCAGTTCAAAAGTCCAAAACGTGAAATGTTCGCCTGCCGCCGGCCATAATCGTAAAAATGAATGTGGAGCGTGGATTGTCGCTAAAGTCCCAGCTCACGTCGCTCGTTTGTCCGTCTGTCGGTCGCCCTCAGCCGCCGGTGGTTTTCCCAAGTTGAACTCAAATGTTTCATGAATGTGtgatactcttttttttttttttgttttttttttttgctcagtgTTTTGCAACTGAGGGGACCATAAGCCATTTTTAAAAGCCATTTCAACCAACACATAGGAAACTTCATTGTAATTGAATCTAGTTTTCCATTTTTGCAGCTTGCTTTTAAACTTgctcacattttttgttttttgttttgttttttaaataggtATGGGCATTTGAccaatttaacttaaattgaCTATGGGGtgaattacaattatttttagaaaGCTTAGTCATTCTTAAACCTATTATCTCAATTTAGCCAGCAAAATTCATGACAATGCGATTTCTAATCTTTAGCAAAGAAGgttataattataaaatattgaaGTCATATTTCATATACTACCAGATATTGGCAAACACAAATTAATGTTATACACCTATAATGCAATATTTTACCTCAAATTTTCCtatgaatgaatttaatattaggcaccccgtccactttggagaaaatgtaagacttttaagtgcaccctatgtgagAAAATGTGCCTCGTTGCATTTATATGGTTTTTATTGCTtcataaggggaattgcaatcattaataaggggagcaattggccgaggttgacaggtatgcaattgCTGGATCATAACATCAATAATACCTAATTAGGATTACTGACactattttcccttttcagatATTTTAAGAATTCATCAAAGCTAGTGCCTATCCCTATTTAAGaacattactttttttatgaGCCGTAAATATCAACTTTACTACTCAAACTACTTAGTCAAAAATGCTCCcggtcttttatttattttttgctcccCAAAGTTTTGACGAAATATATTTGACTTCATTTCCCTAAagccaaacaaaatgaatgttttcttcCTACCTGTGACATGGATGAATTTAACATCTCCTCAAAAGCATTTCAAAATTGATGATTGGATGTCCCTTTATCCTTGAAAAGAGCACAGGGTAGTTAGGCCAGTTTGGGACAGCTTTCCTTCCAAGTGTCCTTGTGTGGTATTTATGGATGGTGCAGGAATCAACCCAATGCCTTTGTGGCCTCCTTGCTTCACATGTCTGCCGTGTTTGAAACAGCGTTGAAACAACTCTAAGCGCTCTCTGTGGCCTAATCTACAGTCTGTCTTCAGCACATGAGTGATTTGTACCTGATTTTGATtgaaagaaaggaaaaggaTTTCTGGAATGTCTATGTAAGaacttgaatttttaaattattctttGCACAGAGCTATTTTTGATGAGGTTCTTTCATTCACGCAAAACTGCAGTCAAAAAAAGTGGTCCCTTATTGGCAATACTGTGTGTTCGGTGCCCCGTTTTCGACTGAGGCCTATCCATTTGCTTCCTGAATGTATTCTGCAAGTCTAAAGTCATTTCGGAATGCATCATTATGAATCACTCATCTCTTAAGTCATTTTCTGCCTGCTATTGACAGTGACGGATATCCAAAATGCAAACATCACAAGATTGATTTTAAGCTATAGTTATACTAGCACACAATTGCAAAATTAAGTATATCAAATTAGTGTTTTTTAATA contains:
- the abl2 gene encoding tyrosine-protein kinase ABL2 isoform X2 — its product is MGQQVGRVGEGTSTGLQPPQPHASQAHQVKGNRGSVAGRRPREAGGSAGTPPGRIAAINVPDPSINIFTKHSALHRPFGLDSAALTEAVRWSSKENLLGAAESDPNLFVALYDFVASGDNTLSITKGEKLCVLGYNQNGEWSEVRSKNGQGWVPSNYITPVNSLEKHSWYHGPVSRSAAEYLLSSLINGSFLVRESESSPGQLSISLRYEGRVYHYRINTSSDGKVYVTSESRFATLAELVHHHSTVADGLVTTLHYPAPKCNKPTVYGVSPIHDKWEMERTDITMKHKLGGGQYGEVYVGVWKKYNLTVAVKTLKEDTMEVEEFLKEAAVMKEVKHPNLVQLLGVCTLEPPFYIVTEYMPHGNLLDYLRDCDKEEVNAVVLLYMATQISSAMEYLEKKNFIHRDLAARNCLVGENHVVKVADFGLSRLMTGDTYTAHAGAKFPIKWTAPESLAYNTFSIKSDVWAFGVLLWEIATYGMSPYPGIDLSQVYDLLEKGYRMEQPEGCPPKVYELMRACWQWSPLDRPSFAEIHQAFETMFHDSSISEEVAEELCKTASSSHGGPLHSFDTPLLPSKSRTMLKHTENKENIEGGLDGRPDHGTHSPSGWCSLLGGDGRSGGSPALPRKQQPRDKSPGSLLEDALDTGTFTRDRKTSFFSSFIKKKSSSSSSSSSSPSSQHQQNLPTPPKRSSSFREMETQPHKKYEPTADFSPPPPLPQSDSIGGFSASPSHSQGEPAQTQSRCCGAAFGQKPSTGGLVSQVTSGSSWGGLAGFFTPRLIKKTLGLRTGKAACSGDGGNTVGGPKALPRSNSTSSMSAGFPDLERIALTLPRNRSAKTPLERTASTTSQPENGTVRPPETLLRRMDEGTAQIRERPKAKLLPRGAAAGGRAPGVGGEVGEEGGPGLERQQSWSSPSKASAAAVSSNASQTHNHKVPVLISPTLKNSQGDAHLVGLDSQGNRFKLLSEHQADRDRPRLVKPKCAPPPPPTLRGAQHLYVGEGEEHAELNGDSLKCHKPGRLSGGVGTSRPSVPPPQVPPASSTTPAKMANGAPGTAASTHSATSAGSKLALRRIRQPSERIPPERVSREALLECAECLSNVLHAGSESLSGSQVLDAGHQLLGYCSGYVDCIPQMRNKFAFREAVGKLELSLQELRASSSGGSGHGCVGFNSVLDNLHSCIKEISDVVQR